The following are encoded together in the Methylobacterium radiotolerans JCM 2831 genome:
- a CDS encoding HWE histidine kinase domain-containing protein, with amino-acid sequence MDASTEEQGAPVDLTSCDREPIHVLGTVQPFGFLLAVSSDWILVRASANAQEWLGRPAEDLLGLPLDAIVDREAIHLLRGHLQTLRGPDAVDRVFGVRLVPDKPVFDIALHVSGGAIIIEAEPSAPEHLSAGNLVRNMVSRLQQTAEFEPLCREAARQMRALTGFDRVMVYRFAPDGSGEVIAEAVRSGLDRYLGLHYPASDIPKQARALYERNWLRIIADIDAPAIPVIPPHDPAGEPLDLSLSTLRTVSSIHLEYLRNMGVAASLSVSILRDGRLWGLFACHHTEPRHISLERRTAAELFGQMFSWILESREREVLAAQEALARETHNRLMSAMASGGAGLEGLADFADELSGIVACDGLGLWVNGEVTLQGMTPTREEFTGLVRFLNRTAASRVYATDEIGRFHEPGRDFNERAAGMLAVPVSRTPRDFLVFFRKEVARTVTWAGNPEKPASLGPNGVRLTPRKSFEAWREVVHGRSLPWTDAEARTAEALRVTLLEVILRLSDSAERERKEAQERQELLIAELNHRVRNILNLIRGVVTQSRASAGDAEDFTEVVGDRIQALARAHDQVTSANWGPGSLAELLTVEAAAYLGAKADRVVLDGVDVLLEPQAFTTMALVVHELMTNSAKYGALSDSGGRVDVRWERDGFDSLVVHWTETGGPAVKAPTRRGFGSTIIERSVPYELKGEAEVRYALTGLAARLSIPAAFVRAAPPRAVRAAKPEGVQPVSFGGTALVVEDNMIIALEAEEVLSALGADAVDMAASVREALRLIDASPPDRALLDVNLGAETSVAVARRLAELGIPFAFATGYGESFQVPPDLGDVPVIKKPYGADSLRQAFGRSPRR; translated from the coding sequence ATGGACGCGAGCACGGAAGAACAGGGGGCGCCGGTCGATCTGACCTCCTGCGACCGCGAGCCGATCCACGTGCTCGGCACGGTGCAGCCGTTCGGCTTCCTGCTCGCGGTCTCCTCGGACTGGATCTTGGTGCGTGCCAGCGCCAACGCCCAAGAATGGCTCGGACGTCCCGCGGAGGACCTCCTGGGCCTGCCGCTCGATGCGATCGTCGATCGGGAGGCCATCCACCTGCTGCGCGGCCACCTGCAAACCCTGCGCGGGCCCGACGCCGTCGACCGGGTCTTCGGGGTCCGCCTCGTGCCGGACAAGCCCGTCTTCGACATCGCGCTGCACGTGTCCGGCGGCGCCATCATCATCGAGGCCGAGCCCAGCGCGCCGGAGCACCTCAGCGCCGGCAACCTTGTGCGCAACATGGTCTCCCGCCTGCAGCAGACCGCGGAGTTCGAGCCGCTCTGCCGCGAGGCCGCTCGACAGATGCGGGCGCTCACCGGCTTCGACCGGGTCATGGTCTACCGCTTCGCCCCCGACGGCTCGGGCGAGGTCATCGCCGAGGCCGTGCGGTCCGGTCTCGACCGCTATCTCGGCCTGCATTACCCGGCCTCGGACATCCCCAAGCAGGCCCGCGCGCTCTACGAGCGGAACTGGTTGCGTATCATCGCCGACATCGATGCGCCGGCCATCCCGGTGATCCCGCCGCACGATCCCGCGGGCGAGCCCCTCGACCTGTCGCTCTCAACCCTGCGCACGGTGTCGTCGATCCATCTCGAGTACCTGCGCAACATGGGCGTGGCCGCCTCGCTGTCCGTCTCCATCCTGCGCGACGGCCGACTCTGGGGCTTGTTCGCCTGCCACCACACCGAGCCGCGCCACATCTCCCTGGAGCGCCGCACCGCCGCCGAGCTGTTCGGCCAGATGTTCTCGTGGATCCTGGAGAGCCGCGAGCGCGAGGTCCTCGCCGCCCAGGAGGCGCTGGCGCGCGAGACGCACAACCGCCTGATGAGCGCCATGGCTTCGGGCGGTGCCGGCCTGGAGGGGCTGGCGGATTTCGCCGATGAGCTCTCCGGCATTGTGGCCTGCGACGGGCTGGGCCTGTGGGTGAACGGCGAGGTCACGCTGCAGGGCATGACGCCGACGCGCGAGGAGTTCACCGGCCTCGTGCGCTTCCTCAACCGCACGGCGGCGAGCCGGGTCTACGCCACGGACGAGATCGGGCGGTTCCACGAGCCTGGCCGCGACTTCAACGAGCGGGCGGCCGGGATGCTGGCCGTGCCCGTGTCGCGCACGCCGCGCGACTTCCTGGTGTTCTTCCGAAAGGAGGTGGCGCGCACCGTAACGTGGGCGGGCAATCCGGAAAAGCCGGCGAGCCTCGGTCCGAACGGCGTCCGCCTGACCCCGCGCAAGAGCTTCGAGGCGTGGCGGGAGGTCGTGCACGGCCGGTCGCTCCCCTGGACGGATGCGGAAGCCCGCACGGCGGAGGCGCTGCGGGTCACGCTCCTGGAGGTGATCCTCCGGCTCAGCGACTCGGCCGAGCGCGAGCGCAAGGAAGCGCAGGAGCGGCAGGAACTCCTCATCGCCGAGCTGAACCACCGGGTGCGCAACATCCTCAACCTGATCCGGGGCGTGGTCACCCAGAGCCGGGCCAGCGCCGGCGATGCGGAAGACTTCACCGAAGTGGTCGGCGACCGCATCCAGGCCCTCGCCCGGGCCCACGACCAGGTCACCTCCGCCAATTGGGGACCGGGTTCCCTCGCCGAGCTCCTCACCGTCGAGGCCGCGGCCTACCTCGGCGCCAAAGCGGACCGCGTCGTCCTCGACGGCGTCGATGTCCTGCTCGAACCACAGGCCTTCACGACCATGGCGCTCGTCGTGCACGAGCTGATGACCAACTCGGCCAAGTACGGCGCGCTGAGCGACAGCGGCGGCCGGGTCGACGTTCGCTGGGAGCGGGACGGCTTCGACAGCCTCGTCGTCCACTGGACCGAGACAGGCGGCCCCGCCGTCAAGGCCCCGACCCGGCGGGGCTTTGGCTCGACGATCATCGAGCGATCCGTCCCCTACGAGCTCAAGGGCGAGGCCGAGGTCCGCTACGCGCTGACCGGCTTGGCCGCGCGGCTCTCCATCCCGGCCGCCTTCGTCCGGGCCGCGCCGCCTCGGGCAGTGCGGGCCGCGAAGCCTGAGGGAGTCCAGCCCGTCTCGTTCGGCGGGACCGCGCTGGTTGTGGAGGACAACATGATCATCGCGCTGGAGGCGGAGGAGGTGCTCAGTGCGCTGGGAGCCGACGCGGTCGACATGGCGGCCTCCGTCCGGGAAGCGCTCCGCTTGATCGACGCATCGCCGCCCGACCGCGCGCTCCTCGACGTGAATCTCGGGGCCGAGACGAGCGTCGCGGTCGCCCGGCGGCTCGCAGAGCTCGGCATCCCGTTCGCGTTCGCCACCGGCTACGGCGAGAGCTTCCAGGTCCCGCCCGACCTGGGCGACGTGCCGGTGATCAAGAAGCCCTACGGGGCTGACAGCCTGCGACAGGCGTTCGGTCGCTCCCCGCGGCGCTGA
- a CDS encoding SMP-30/gluconolactonase/LRE family protein, translating into MKGFAAPAAITSAMALLLSSASLAQQNDAPRPGGAGRLQLVARFEHQVTGVTVAADERIFVNFPRWTEDAPVSVAEITGDGQVKPYPNVEWNAWRNVKKNELTPHDHFVCVQSVVADGRGSLWVVNAAAPATARVVPGGPKLVRIDLKADQVAQTIPFADAVAPQGSYLNDVRFSPDGRRAYLTDSGAKGALVVVDLQSGDARRVLDGHTSTQPESGVVVSTDGRELRRPDGRGVDFAADSIALSPDGRHLYWKALTGRTLYRVATEALDDPRLSGRELEACVERVGAMEPTDGLWIDKSGRLYLSAIEENAVKVRESGRDTTLVQDDRLRWPDTFTEGPDGTIYVTSSRIQDMSWFKPENGPRLTTHLWRIEGKR; encoded by the coding sequence ATGAAAGGCTTCGCAGCCCCTGCAGCCATCACCTCTGCGATGGCGCTCCTCCTCAGCAGCGCGTCGCTCGCGCAGCAGAATGACGCTCCGAGGCCGGGTGGAGCGGGGCGGCTGCAGCTCGTGGCAAGATTTGAGCACCAAGTGACCGGGGTGACGGTCGCGGCGGACGAGCGCATCTTCGTGAATTTCCCCCGCTGGACCGAAGATGCCCCCGTCTCCGTTGCCGAGATCACGGGCGACGGCCAAGTAAAACCGTACCCGAATGTCGAATGGAACGCTTGGCGGAACGTCAAGAAGAACGAACTCACGCCGCATGACCACTTCGTCTGCGTGCAAAGCGTCGTAGCCGACGGTCGCGGAAGCCTCTGGGTGGTCAATGCCGCGGCTCCGGCGACCGCGCGCGTCGTGCCGGGTGGACCGAAGCTCGTCCGGATTGACCTGAAGGCCGATCAGGTCGCGCAAACCATCCCGTTCGCCGACGCGGTGGCGCCCCAAGGCAGCTACCTCAACGACGTGCGCTTCAGCCCAGATGGACGGCGCGCGTACCTGACAGATTCGGGCGCGAAGGGCGCGCTCGTCGTCGTCGATCTCCAGAGCGGTGACGCGCGCCGTGTCCTCGACGGACATACCAGCACGCAACCGGAAAGCGGTGTGGTGGTGAGCACGGACGGACGGGAATTGCGCCGGCCCGACGGCCGTGGCGTCGACTTCGCGGCCGATAGCATCGCGCTCTCCCCCGATGGTCGTCATCTCTACTGGAAGGCGCTGACTGGCCGGACGCTGTATCGCGTCGCGACCGAGGCACTCGACGATCCGCGCCTGTCCGGGAGGGAGCTGGAAGCCTGTGTCGAGCGGGTCGGCGCCATGGAGCCCACGGACGGCTTATGGATCGACAAGAGCGGGCGGCTCTACCTGAGCGCCATCGAGGAGAACGCCGTGAAAGTCCGGGAGAGCGGTCGCGACACGACCCTCGTGCAAGACGACCGGTTGCGCTGGCCCGACACGTTCACCGAGGGACCCGACGGCACGATCTACGTCACAAGCTCGCGCATCCAAGACATGAGCTGGTTCAAGCCCGAGAATGGCCCGCGCCTCACGACGCACCTGTGGCGTATCGAAGGGAAGCGGTGA
- a CDS encoding zinc-dependent alcohol dehydrogenase — protein sequence MRALYWNGVNDLRVGTVKDPEIVNPRDAILKVRLSTTCGSDLHFIDGYIPSMKAGDVIGHEFMGEVVEVGTEVRKVKKGDRVVVPSFIACGECWYCQEKLFSLCDCTHPKPELQEPLLGYPTAGIYGYTHAFGGYAGSHAEYIRVPHADVDCFKVPDGVADETALFLSDAAPTGYMGADFCGIRPGDTVAVWGCGGVGLMAQQSARLMGAERVIAIDRFPERLRMAREHAGSETLDYTQVHSVLEALKEMTGGRGPDACIDAVGMEAHGTGSQYAYDRVKQALRLETDRGQALREAVMACRKGGTLSVLGVYGMIDKFPMGVIMNKGMTLRTAQQHGQAYMDRLLTHAAKGELNPAYLATHRFSLEDGPRGYDMFKHKTDGCVRAVFAP from the coding sequence ATGCGCGCGCTCTACTGGAACGGCGTCAACGACCTGCGCGTCGGAACCGTCAAGGATCCCGAGATCGTCAACCCGCGTGACGCCATCTTGAAGGTCAGGTTGTCGACCACCTGCGGCTCGGACCTGCATTTCATCGACGGCTACATCCCGAGCATGAAAGCCGGCGACGTGATCGGCCACGAGTTCATGGGCGAGGTCGTCGAGGTCGGCACGGAGGTGCGGAAGGTGAAGAAAGGCGACCGGGTCGTCGTCCCCTCGTTCATCGCCTGCGGTGAATGCTGGTATTGCCAGGAGAAGCTCTTCTCGCTCTGCGACTGCACACACCCGAAGCCGGAACTCCAGGAGCCGCTGCTCGGCTATCCGACAGCCGGCATCTACGGTTACACGCACGCTTTCGGGGGTTATGCGGGGTCGCACGCCGAGTATATCCGCGTGCCGCATGCCGACGTGGACTGCTTCAAGGTGCCCGACGGCGTCGCGGACGAGACGGCCTTGTTCCTCTCCGATGCCGCGCCCACGGGCTACATGGGCGCCGATTTCTGCGGCATCCGGCCGGGCGACACGGTCGCGGTGTGGGGGTGCGGCGGCGTCGGCCTGATGGCGCAGCAGAGCGCGCGGCTGATGGGCGCCGAGCGGGTGATCGCGATCGACCGCTTTCCCGAGCGGCTGCGGATGGCGCGCGAGCACGCCGGGTCCGAGACGCTCGACTACACGCAAGTGCACAGCGTCCTGGAGGCGTTGAAGGAGATGACCGGCGGGCGCGGGCCGGATGCCTGCATCGACGCCGTCGGGATGGAGGCGCACGGCACCGGATCCCAATACGCCTATGACCGCGTGAAGCAGGCGCTGCGCCTGGAGACGGACCGCGGGCAGGCGCTGCGCGAGGCCGTCATGGCCTGCCGCAAGGGCGGCACGCTGTCGGTGCTCGGCGTCTACGGGATGATCGACAAGTTCCCGATGGGCGTCATCATGAACAAGGGCATGACTTTGCGCACCGCCCAGCAGCACGGGCAGGCCTACATGGACCGGCTGCTCACGCATGCCGCGAAGGGTGAGCTCAATCCGGCCTACCTCGCCACCCACCGCTTCTCCCTCGAGGACGGACCGCGCGGCTACGACATGTTCAAGCACAAGACGGACGGCTGCGTGCGCGCGGTGTTTGCGCCGTAG
- a CDS encoding SRPBCC family protein → MDDRHGNGRPRDPRGHDRVPAGSRAHAGHGLGGVGWALAGAAGAAVLAILGAQQLGQPGRGRARETDAPHGWGDEPEVESSITVERPADELYRVWRDPQTLPRIMAFLAEIRPSGHGRTEWRADGPLGQSHAWVMQITEERPGELIRASADGGSALVTACEVRFRAAQGGRGTVVTLRVRFDPPGGMLGDVAARFFDGVVPKELASKALHYFKSLVLTGEVPTTDRQPAARRDSR, encoded by the coding sequence GTGGATGATCGACACGGAAACGGCAGACCGCGCGACCCACGGGGGCATGATCGGGTTCCGGCCGGCTCGCGCGCGCACGCCGGGCATGGCCTCGGTGGTGTCGGATGGGCGCTGGCCGGTGCGGCTGGGGCAGCGGTTCTTGCCATCCTCGGCGCGCAGCAGCTCGGTCAGCCGGGTCGAGGGCGTGCGCGAGAAACCGACGCTCCGCACGGCTGGGGCGATGAGCCCGAGGTCGAGTCTTCCATCACCGTCGAGCGCCCGGCCGACGAACTCTATCGGGTCTGGCGAGATCCGCAGACCCTTCCGCGCATCATGGCGTTCTTGGCGGAGATCCGCCCGAGCGGACACGGACGGACCGAGTGGCGCGCCGACGGCCCGCTCGGCCAGAGCCATGCCTGGGTCATGCAGATCACCGAGGAGCGGCCGGGCGAGCTGATCCGCGCGAGCGCGGACGGCGGCAGCGCGCTCGTGACCGCGTGCGAGGTCCGCTTCCGCGCGGCTCAGGGCGGCCGCGGCACGGTCGTTACGCTGCGCGTCCGCTTCGATCCCCCCGGGGGCATGCTGGGCGACGTGGCCGCCCGCTTCTTCGACGGCGTCGTGCCGAAGGAACTCGCGTCGAAAGCGCTTCACTACTTCAAGAGCCTTGTCCTGACCGGCGAGGTCCCCACCACCGATCGTCAGCCGGCGGCCCGGCGTGATTCCCGCTGA